GGAGTCGCTACAGTGAAACTCATTAGGCTTTAATACCATGCGTGGGTTGGGTGACCACCACAAAACTGGTTGTTCATCTGAATACCAAGGAAAAATGCCTAGCTTATACGCCTGCAGTAATTGGTTTGGGTAAATGCGTTCACTGACCGCAATCAGACCGGGTACGCTTTGGTCTGGATCTGGGGTTAGCAGTGGGTTGGAAAAGGAGTCTTGGGGCCCAAGCCAACAAATTTGACTCATCTACTAAGCAATCGAGCTGGTTTAGATTTTCTCGGAGCGTAAGACATCTCGACTGCGCACATGAAATTCACTATTCAAAGCACCAGAAGCGCGATCGGCGAAGAACCACTCTAGAGTCTGCTTCACAGTTGGAAAGGCAAGATCTTGCCAGGGAATATCTTGCTCATCAAATAGAGCCACCTCTAAACTCTCTTCTCCAGCTGAAAAATCAGGCGTCTTCATAGTTGCGAGATAGAACAAATGCACTTGCTCTGCATGGGGAACATTTAGCAACGAATACAGCGGCCCAATATCAACAACTGCACCAGCCTCTTCAAATGTTTCGCGAGCAGCGCCATCGCTGGTGCTTTCGCCCAACTCCATGAAGCCCGCAGGCAGCGTCCAATAACCATGGCGAGGCTCAATGGCACGGCGGCAGAGTAACACCTTATCACCATAAACAGGAATGCTGCCAACAACGTTTCTGGGGTTCTGATAATGAATGCTTCCGCATGATTCGCATACATGTCTTTCACGTGAATCATCAGCTGGTATTTTTACAGTAATCGTAGCTGCGCAGTTGGGACAGTACTTCATGAATGCTTTCTAGAAATGGGCTTTAATGGCGCCCCGCAGGGCATTGCTAAGCATAATCTCTTTCGCCATTAAGACATCCTGAATAGTCAGGTTAGCTTCGCGGGCATTTATGCTGGGATCAGTAAGTAAGGCCTTGCGCATGACTCCAGGCAGCACCCCTGAAGAAATGGGTGGTGTAAGCCATTCATTGCGATCGGCGGGTTTAATAAAAACGCTACTTCTGCCACCTTCAGTCACAAAGCCTTGTTCATTCACAAAGAGTGCATCAAAGCCACCCAGCTTTACAGCCTCCTGCCAAGCTGCATCGTACAAAGCTCGATCGCTGACTTTATGCGCTAACAGGGGGTTACTAGAATTCATGACGCAGTCGCTTGAAAGAATATCTTTTGCCCAAAAAATCTTGACCGGTTCATTGATCTGATCAAGTGTTCCGCACTGAGCACTTAAATCTCCATTTTCATCAAGGTCTAGTCTTAGGCGCGTGCGAAGATCTTGATCCAAGCGGGCGCACGTATTCAAAATAATTGCGCGAGCCTTCTCTCTATCAAAAGAAATACGCAAGGCGGATGCCGAGCTTTGCATACGATCTAAATGAGATTCAAGTCTTTGGGGTGCCTTATTTAGAACTGCAATTGTTTCGAATAATCCAGTCTTGCTTGGCAGCCCCGTTAAGAATGCGGATTTAATCTGACACTCATGCCACTCTTGTATTGCATCAGAATCAATCGTGATGCCGGCACCAACGCCAAGGGTAAAGTTTATTGACTGAGATGACGAATCCTTCTCC
This DNA window, taken from Polynucleobacter sp. MWH-UH25E, encodes the following:
- a CDS encoding NUDIX hydrolase: MKYCPNCAATITVKIPADDSRERHVCESCGSIHYQNPRNVVGSIPVYGDKVLLCRRAIEPRHGYWTLPAGFMELGESTSDGAARETFEEAGAVVDIGPLYSLLNVPHAEQVHLFYLATMKTPDFSAGEESLEVALFDEQDIPWQDLAFPTVKQTLEWFFADRASGALNSEFHVRSRDVLRSEKI